A window of the Thalassospira indica genome harbors these coding sequences:
- the obgE gene encoding GTPase ObgE has translation MKFLDEAKIYVRSGRGGAGSVSFRREKYIEYGGPDGGDGGRGGDIILEAVENLNTLIDFRYQQHFKAEVGMHGMGRQRTGRSGKSITIKVPVGTQVLAEDRETLIVDMIEPGQTYMLCRGGDGGRGNTHFKSSTNQAPRRAEEGWPAEEMWVWLRLKLIADAGLVGLPNAGKSTFLAASSHARPKIADYPFTTLHPQLGVVNVDDHEFVLADIPGLIEGASEGKGIGTRFLGHIERCEVLVHLIDCGEEDPVATYKTVREELEGYAEELVEKPEIVVLSKADQLLPEMVEEQRQILEKGIGKKVYVVSGVTQQGLKEIHREIRAYIDGERERRAREGREEEGFQP, from the coding sequence ATGAAGTTTCTCGATGAAGCCAAGATTTATGTGCGCAGTGGCCGTGGCGGTGCCGGTTCGGTCAGCTTCCGCCGTGAAAAATATATCGAGTATGGCGGGCCGGACGGCGGCGATGGCGGTCGGGGTGGCGACATCATCCTCGAGGCGGTCGAGAACCTGAACACCCTGATCGATTTCCGTTATCAGCAGCACTTCAAGGCCGAAGTCGGCATGCATGGCATGGGCCGACAGCGTACTGGCCGTTCGGGCAAATCCATCACCATCAAAGTCCCGGTCGGAACGCAAGTCCTTGCCGAAGACCGCGAAACCCTGATTGTTGATATGATCGAACCCGGTCAGACCTACATGCTCTGCCGCGGTGGCGATGGCGGCCGTGGTAACACGCATTTCAAATCCTCGACCAACCAGGCACCGCGTCGTGCCGAAGAAGGCTGGCCGGCAGAGGAAATGTGGGTCTGGCTGCGCCTGAAGCTGATCGCCGATGCCGGTCTTGTTGGTCTGCCGAATGCTGGCAAGTCGACCTTCCTTGCCGCATCCTCGCATGCGCGCCCGAAAATTGCCGATTATCCCTTCACCACCCTGCATCCGCAGTTGGGTGTGGTGAATGTCGATGATCATGAATTTGTTCTGGCCGATATTCCCGGCCTGATCGAAGGCGCATCCGAAGGCAAGGGCATCGGCACGCGCTTCCTTGGTCATATCGAACGCTGCGAAGTTCTGGTCCATCTGATCGACTGCGGCGAAGAAGATCCGGTCGCGACCTATAAGACGGTGCGTGAAGAACTTGAAGGCTACGCCGAGGAACTGGTCGAAAAGCCCGAAATCGTTGTTCTGTCCAAGGCCGATCAGCTCCTGCCCGAAATGGTCGAGGAGCAGCGCCAGATCCTTGAAAAGGGTATCGGCAAAAAGGTCTATGTCGTGTCCGGCGTGACCCAGCAGGGCTTGAAGGAAATCCATCGCGAAATCCGCGCCTATATTGATGGGGAGCGTGAACGCCGTGCGAGGGAAGGCCGCGAAGAAGAGGGCTTCCAGCCGTGA
- the rpmA gene encoding 50S ribosomal protein L27, whose protein sequence is MAHKKAGGSSRNGRDSEGRRLGVKKFGGQAVVAGNILVRQRGTKFHAGDNVGLAKDHTLFATVNGSVQFKSGFKGRTYVTVVPAEA, encoded by the coding sequence ATGGCTCATAAGAAAGCTGGTGGTAGTTCGCGCAACGGTCGTGACTCCGAAGGTCGCCGTCTCGGCGTTAAAAAATTCGGTGGTCAGGCAGTTGTTGCAGGCAACATTCTCGTTCGTCAGCGTGGCACCAAGTTCCATGCCGGTGACAATGTTGGCCTCGCCAAAGACCACACCCTGTTTGCGACTGTGAACGGTTCTGTCCAGTTCAAGTCGGGCTTCAAGGGTCGTACCTACGTAACCGTCGTTCCGGCCGAGGCGTAA
- the rplU gene encoding 50S ribosomal protein L21 translates to MYAIIKTGGKQYKVAANDVIKVEKIAAQAGDTVKLEEVLMVAGDGAPKVGAPLVKGASVTAEVLEQAKGDKVIVFKKKRRHNYRRKNGHRQNLTVLRIKDIKA, encoded by the coding sequence ATGTACGCAATCATCAAAACTGGCGGCAAACAGTATAAAGTTGCTGCCAACGACGTTATCAAAGTCGAAAAGATCGCTGCCCAGGCCGGTGATACCGTGAAACTTGAAGAAGTTCTCATGGTTGCTGGCGACGGTGCGCCGAAGGTTGGTGCTCCGTTGGTCAAAGGTGCTTCTGTAACTGCAGAAGTTCTCGAACAGGCCAAGGGCGACAAGGTGATCGTTTTCAAGAAAAAGCGCCGGCATAACTACCGTCGCAAAAATGGTCATCGCCAGAACCTGACTGTTCTGCGCATCAAGGACATCAAAGCCTGA
- a CDS encoding SDR family NAD(P)-dependent oxidoreductase, which translates to MTTKKRILVTGACGSVGSALVERLLENGDTVCAFDQSENGLFRLDQEFSDYSSQLRLFLGDIRDKERLQLAMEGVDVVYHCAALKHVYLSEYNPFEAMQTNIVGTHNVIQASVATEVSRVVLTSSDKSVNPTSTMGASKLLGERLFTSANNFSGKHKTRFASVRFGNVLDSNGSVLQIFRRQIEKGLPLTITATGMTRFFLSMSQAVDLCIEASERMVGGEIFVKNMGSCDIMSLARAVSGKTAFDFTEIGSKPGEKLFEELVTESEAPRTAIDGHLYIVLSDLLDMLSDELKEEYSVYDSMPKLSAPLRSDEQLLSDKEVVEMLETADLLR; encoded by the coding sequence ATGACTACAAAGAAACGTATTTTGGTTACAGGAGCCTGCGGCTCTGTCGGTTCCGCTCTGGTCGAACGACTGCTAGAGAATGGCGACACGGTATGTGCTTTTGATCAGAGTGAAAATGGTCTGTTCAGACTGGATCAGGAGTTCAGCGACTACAGCTCCCAATTGAGGCTTTTTCTCGGCGATATTCGTGACAAGGAGCGCTTGCAACTGGCAATGGAGGGAGTTGATGTTGTCTACCATTGCGCGGCACTAAAGCATGTCTACCTGTCCGAATACAACCCGTTTGAAGCAATGCAAACCAATATAGTTGGCACGCATAATGTAATCCAAGCCTCGGTCGCAACAGAAGTCAGCCGGGTAGTCTTGACGAGCAGCGATAAATCAGTCAACCCCACCAGTACGATGGGGGCCTCAAAATTACTCGGTGAGCGCCTTTTTACCTCGGCAAATAATTTTTCGGGCAAACACAAAACTAGGTTCGCAAGTGTACGTTTCGGAAACGTGCTAGATTCAAACGGGTCTGTCTTGCAGATTTTCAGACGACAGATTGAGAAAGGCTTGCCCCTAACGATCACAGCAACCGGCATGACGCGCTTTTTCCTTTCGATGTCGCAGGCTGTTGACTTGTGTATCGAAGCGTCGGAACGCATGGTGGGGGGCGAGATTTTCGTAAAGAACATGGGTAGCTGCGATATTATGAGCCTTGCTAGGGCTGTTTCGGGTAAGACCGCATTTGATTTTACCGAGATAGGGAGCAAGCCGGGCGAAAAGCTGTTCGAAGAGCTTGTTACCGAGAGTGAGGCTCCGCGGACGGCCATTGATGGACATTTATACATCGTATTGTCCGACTTGCTCGACATGCTTTCCGATGAACTGAAAGAAGAATATTCCGTTTATGATTCTATGCCGAAATTGTCGGCTCCGTTACGCTCCGATGA
- a CDS encoding N-acetylneuraminate synthase family protein, giving the protein MNDVNTQPNSVIHIDGKRISLDDPVYFIAEIGSNFDQDLERAKDLIYLAKDAGADAVKFQHYTAGALVSDEGFKQLGGQQSHQSAWKKSVFDTYDDASLNRDWTAALKNACDEAGVSFFTSPYSFELVDYVDEFVPAYKVGSGDITWVEIIERMAGKKKPVLVATGASDMKDVKRATDALLKINRDVVLLQCNTNYTADHKNYSSLQLNVLKEFSSMYPGIVLGLSDHMPGHVAVLGAVALGARVIEKHFTDSTEREGPDHGFAMTPESWREMVDRTRELEMSLGNGVKKIEDNERDTVVLQRRCIRVNRDIDQGKVLSRDDLSMLRPCPTDGIPPHDVDKVVGKKLLKSIVSGSHVTLNDISSSE; this is encoded by the coding sequence ATGAATGACGTGAATACTCAACCGAATTCCGTTATCCATATAGACGGCAAAAGGATTAGTCTCGATGATCCTGTATATTTTATTGCCGAGATAGGATCCAATTTTGATCAGGACTTGGAGCGAGCTAAAGATCTCATTTATCTCGCTAAGGATGCTGGCGCTGATGCGGTCAAATTTCAGCACTACACCGCAGGAGCCTTGGTTAGCGACGAGGGTTTCAAACAGCTCGGGGGGCAACAGTCGCATCAATCTGCGTGGAAAAAATCGGTTTTTGACACCTATGACGATGCGTCATTAAATCGCGACTGGACCGCTGCACTAAAAAATGCTTGCGACGAGGCTGGTGTGAGCTTTTTTACCAGTCCTTACTCATTCGAGTTGGTGGATTATGTCGACGAGTTCGTTCCTGCTTACAAGGTTGGTTCGGGTGATATTACCTGGGTTGAAATTATCGAGCGCATGGCAGGAAAGAAAAAACCCGTATTGGTGGCGACCGGTGCTTCTGATATGAAGGACGTTAAACGCGCAACTGATGCTTTGCTTAAGATAAATCGTGATGTGGTTCTGCTCCAGTGCAACACCAATTATACCGCAGATCATAAAAATTACTCGAGCCTGCAGTTGAATGTCCTAAAAGAGTTTTCCTCGATGTATCCTGGGATAGTACTTGGGCTGAGCGATCATATGCCGGGGCATGTTGCCGTCTTGGGTGCGGTCGCCTTGGGTGCGAGAGTGATCGAAAAGCATTTTACAGATTCTACGGAGAGAGAGGGCCCCGACCACGGATTTGCGATGACCCCGGAGTCATGGCGGGAAATGGTGGACCGGACTAGGGAACTGGAAATGTCGCTCGGGAACGGGGTCAAAAAAATCGAAGACAACGAGAGAGATACCGTGGTTTTGCAACGCCGTTGTATCCGCGTCAACCGTGACATCGATCAAGGTAAGGTATTGTCCAGAGATGACCTATCCATGTTGAGACCGTGTCCGACTGATGGCATCCCACCCCACGATGTCGACAAGGTAGTTGGAAAAAAATTGCTCAAAAGTATCGTTTCCGGTTCGCATGTAACGCTGAACGATATCAGCTCATCAGAATGA
- a CDS encoding ABC transporter ATP-binding protein: MPQLLASLWKFIPAGRKKQLAWLMALMLLGTVSEVVSLGMVLPFLGALTAPDEVFSHALMQPLINLLDLNSSAELVLPLSILFALAAIISGLIRLALLWVQTHLGNAIGNDLGSAAYRKTLYQPYAVHSARNSSQIIAVLMTKINTVVYFVIIPFLTLISASIIVATVVGFMFFVDPQMTTVALLSFGLIYFAVAYFTKKHLASNSQLVTLRQNEVAQVVQEGLGGIRDVIIDGLQETYFRIYRRVDWQMRRALSIIAILGGAPRPVIEAFGMVLIAILAYILTQREEGLAAALPVLGTLALAAQRLLPLVQQGYASWASMAGGKASLVDVLELLEQEAPPPSAQIRHEPLLFNDRIQVSDLTFSYHPQEGKPVLQKLDLTIERGARVGFIGETGSGKSTLLDLIMGLLFASSGEISIDNTALDLKTQRSWQARIAHVPQSIFLTDGSIAENIAFGVRKEHIDWTRLKVAAEKAQISGAIEALNDGYDTFVGERGIRLSGGQRQRIGIARALYKKADVLVLDEATSALDVETEAAVMKSFEDMDETLTILMVAHRVSTLKNCDYIVELKSGRVSRVGNFQEIIGG; the protein is encoded by the coding sequence TTGCCCCAATTACTTGCATCTTTGTGGAAATTTATACCTGCTGGTCGTAAAAAACAATTGGCTTGGCTCATGGCATTGATGCTCTTAGGGACTGTTTCTGAAGTGGTCTCGCTGGGTATGGTTTTGCCATTTTTAGGAGCTCTAACGGCCCCAGACGAAGTCTTTTCCCATGCCTTGATGCAACCGCTTATAAACTTGCTTGACCTAAATTCTTCTGCGGAACTTGTTTTGCCACTGAGTATTTTGTTTGCTTTGGCTGCCATAATATCAGGCTTAATCAGGCTAGCCTTGCTGTGGGTGCAAACCCATCTAGGGAACGCTATAGGTAACGACCTAGGATCGGCCGCTTACCGAAAAACGCTCTATCAACCATACGCCGTCCATTCTGCGAGAAACAGCAGCCAAATAATTGCGGTATTGATGACGAAGATTAATACTGTTGTGTATTTTGTTATTATACCTTTTCTAACCCTGATCTCAGCATCCATTATAGTTGCTACGGTTGTCGGGTTCATGTTTTTCGTTGACCCCCAAATGACCACGGTTGCGTTGCTTAGTTTCGGATTGATCTATTTTGCTGTTGCTTATTTCACCAAGAAACATCTGGCATCTAACAGTCAGCTAGTCACGCTGAGGCAAAACGAAGTGGCCCAGGTTGTCCAGGAGGGGCTAGGAGGGATTCGGGATGTAATTATTGACGGCCTTCAGGAAACGTACTTTCGAATATATCGGCGAGTCGATTGGCAAATGCGCAGAGCGTTGTCTATAATTGCCATTCTGGGCGGGGCTCCGCGACCGGTGATCGAGGCCTTTGGTATGGTTCTGATCGCGATACTTGCCTATATTCTGACCCAGCGTGAAGAAGGTTTAGCAGCTGCCCTGCCTGTGCTCGGGACGTTGGCCTTGGCGGCTCAGAGGTTATTGCCGCTAGTTCAGCAGGGATATGCAAGCTGGGCATCCATGGCGGGCGGCAAGGCTTCCCTGGTCGATGTGTTGGAACTCCTAGAACAGGAAGCGCCGCCTCCCTCAGCACAGATACGTCATGAGCCTTTACTGTTTAATGACCGAATTCAGGTGAGCGACCTGACCTTCAGTTATCATCCACAGGAAGGCAAACCGGTCTTGCAAAAACTTGACCTGACCATCGAGCGCGGGGCTAGGGTAGGTTTTATTGGAGAAACGGGAAGCGGGAAAAGTACCCTACTGGATCTCATCATGGGCCTACTTTTCGCGAGTTCCGGGGAGATAAGCATAGACAACACGGCACTCGATCTGAAGACCCAAAGGTCGTGGCAGGCGCGAATCGCTCACGTTCCGCAAAGTATTTTTCTAACGGATGGTTCGATTGCAGAAAACATCGCATTTGGTGTGCGCAAAGAACATATTGACTGGACCAGGCTGAAGGTAGCAGCCGAGAAGGCCCAGATTTCCGGGGCAATTGAGGCATTAAACGACGGATATGATACATTTGTTGGGGAGCGCGGAATCCGCCTTTCCGGCGGTCAAAGACAAAGAATCGGCATTGCCCGGGCGCTTTACAAGAAAGCGGATGTTCTAGTACTGGACGAGGCGACTAGTGCGTTGGATGTGGAAACCGAGGCAGCAGTAATGAAATCGTTTGAAGACATGGATGAAACACTGACTATATTGATGGTGGCGCATCGTGTAAGCACATTGAAGAATTGCGACTACATTGTCGAGTTAAAATCCGGAAGAGTAAGTAGAGTGGGCAATTTCCAAGAAATAATCGGTGGTTAG